The Novosphingobium aromaticivorans DSM 12444 genome segment CGATCCCTTCGGCGTGGGCGGCGCGGAAGCCGCAGCGAAGACGATGGGTCTTCCCTTCCTCGGACGCGTCCCCCTCGACATGGCGATCCGGCGCGAGAGCGATGCCGGCAACCCGCCTGCCGCAGGCGATGGCCCGCAGGCCGAGGCGTTCCTCTCCATCGCGCGCGGCGTCCTCGCCTGGCTCGACGGCAGGCGCTGACGCCGATGCGCCTCACGCGGAGGGGGCTGCTGGTGGGGGCAGGGCTCGGCGGAGCCCTGCTTATCGCCTTCCCGCTCATTCCGCGCCGCCACCCGGTTCCACTGCAGGCGGGCGAAGGCGAGCACGTGGTCGACGCCTTCCTCAAGCTGGGGCGTGCCCGGGGCGGCAAGGACTGCATCCTGACCGTCGCGGTCCCGTTCTGCGAGATGGGACAGGGCATCACCACGCTCGTCGCGCAGATCGTCGCGGACGAGGCCGGGGCCGACTGGCGCAAGGTCGCGGTCGAGGCCGCGCCGATCAGTCCCGCCTATGCCGACCCGGTGCTCTCGGCAAAGTGGGCGCCGTTGTGGATGCCGGCATTCGCTTCGCTGGGCAATGACGCCGAGGGCACGCTCGCCCGCCTTCATGCAGAGCGCGGGCCGATGATGATTACCGCCGATGGCACGGCGCTGGCGGCGTTCGAGACTCCCTTGCGCGAGGCCGGGGCAGCCCTGCGCGCGATGATGGCCCAGGCTGCCGCGGACAAGTGGGGCGTGGGCTGGGAGGAGTGCGAGACCGGGGACAGCGCCGTGACCCACGGCAAGAAGCGCCTCTCCTTTGCCGAACTGCTGGCGGATGCGGTAGAGTACGACCCGCCCGACCTGCCCGTCCTGCGCGCCGAGCCCCCGCGCGAAAGGCCCGGCCAGTTTCCCGAAGGTGCCCCCGCCCGGCACCCGCGCCTCGATCTTCCAGCCAAGGTCGACGGCAGCTTCACCTTTGCCGGCGACGTGCGCCTGCCGGGCATGGTCCACGCCGCGATCGCCCACGCGCCGCAAGGATCGGCGGTCCTGTCGACCTATGACAAGCAGGCTGCGGCCTCGGTGCGCGGGCTGGTGGGCGTGGTTCATGCCCGGCGCTGGCTCGCCGCCGTCGCCACCAACTGGCACGCCGCCGACAAGGCCTTGCGCGCGATGGAGCCACGTTTTCGCGCCGATGGCCCGGTGGCCGACAACGAGAAGGTCCTCGTGGCGCTCGACAAGGCGCTGGACAAGGGCGACGCGGTGCGACTCATGGCCGAGGGCGATCCCGATGCGCTGCTCGAAAAGCCGGTCCTCAGCGCCCGCTACGATGTCGAACCGGCCCTCCACGCCCCGCTCGAAACCACCAGCGCCACCGCCCGCCTTCGCGATGGCAAGCTGGAGCTGTGGATCGCGACCCAGGCTCCCGAGCGAGCGCGCCGCGCCGCCGCACGCGCGGCGGGTCTCTCGCGGCAGGACGTGATCGTCTATCCGATGCACGCGGGCGGCAGCTTCGACGCTC includes the following:
- a CDS encoding xanthine dehydrogenase family protein molybdopterin-binding subunit, with protein sequence MRLTRRGLLVGAGLGGALLIAFPLIPRRHPVPLQAGEGEHVVDAFLKLGRARGGKDCILTVAVPFCEMGQGITTLVAQIVADEAGADWRKVAVEAAPISPAYADPVLSAKWAPLWMPAFASLGNDAEGTLARLHAERGPMMITADGTALAAFETPLREAGAALRAMMAQAAADKWGVGWEECETGDSAVTHGKKRLSFAELLADAVEYDPPDLPVLRAEPPRERPGQFPEGAPARHPRLDLPAKVDGSFTFAGDVRLPGMVHAAIAHAPQGSAVLSTYDKQAAASVRGLVGVVHARRWLAAVATNWHAADKALRAMEPRFRADGPVADNEKVLVALDKALDKGDAVRLMAEGDPDALLEKPVLSARYDVEPALHAPLETTSATARLRDGKLELWIATQAPERARRAAARAAGLSRQDVIVYPMHAGGSFDARLDVRIAAEVATIATIIRKPVQLTWSRWQESLAGIPRTPVSARLDGALSPDKSRVLGWRSRLALPATTIESGARLLDGQGIGDALDLQDRADPMACEGAMPLYRIPEKAVDHVPAALPLPTARFRGQAHGYTAFFTESFVDELAHLAGREPLSFRVGMLDGQPRLVACLSGVARLAQWGGGVDASGQGIACHRMDLASGGGAVRSGMIAVVATARQEAGVVRVERLSAFVDIGRIVNMDIARQQIEGGLVFGLAHAVGGSSGHARGRPLAGHLSQLGLPLLADCPKVDIAFADSNEEPFDPGELGMVAVAPAIANALFSATGVRFRRLPLISEGL